Proteins encoded together in one Anopheles darlingi chromosome 3, idAnoDarlMG_H_01, whole genome shotgun sequence window:
- the LOC125953998 gene encoding cytosolic Fe-S cluster assembly factor NUBP2 homolog has translation MLDKVKHIILVLSGKGGVGKSTVSTQLALALAEADQKVGLLDIDLCGPSVPFLLGLEDHDVHQCDEGWVPVYTTAEKKLAVMSIGFLLKNRSDAVIWRGPKKTAMIKQFLEDVNWDELDYLIIDTPPGTSDEHITVMECLKTVNTDGAIIVTTPQEMSLEDVRKEITFCKKTGINILGVVENMSGFVCPNCSECTNIFSSGGGQLLAELAKVPHLGTLPIDPRVGELAGTGKSCVRELPDCTTTEVLQKIVTTLTAGGK, from the exons ATGTTGGACAAAGTGAAACACATAATTCTGGTGCTGTCCGGTAAGGGCGGAGTGGGAAAGTCGACCGTGAGCACACAACTAGCGCTAGCGCTCGCGGAAGCAGATCAGAAG GTCGGACTGCTGGACATAGACCTTTGCGGGCCCTCGGTTCCGTTCTTGCTTGGATTGGAAGATCATGATGTGCACCAGTGCGATGAGGGCTGGGTGCCGGTGTACACGACCGCAGAGAAGAAGCTGGCCGTCATGTCGATCGGATTTCTGCTCAAGAACCGCTCCGATGCCGTTATCTGGCGTGGTCCTAAGAAGACGGCAATGATTAAGCAGTTTCTCGAGGATGTCAACTGGGACGAGCTGGACTATCTGATCATCGACACCCCACCGGGCACATCCGATGAGCACATCACCGTGATGGAGTGTCTGAAGACGGTGAACACGGATGGAGCGATCATCGTGACCACGCCGCAAGAAATGTCGCTCGAGGACGTCCGGAAGGAGATCACTTTCTGTAAAAAGACGGGCATCAATATCCTCGGAGTGGTGGAGAACATGAGCGGGTTCGTGTGTCCAAACTGCTCCGAGTGTACCAACATATTCTCCTCCGGTGGAGGCCAGCTGTTGGCCGAACTAGCGAAAGTGCCTCACCTCGGTACGCTACCGATCGATCCGAGAGTCGGAGAGCTGGCGGGGACGGGGAAATCATGTGTTCGGGAACTACCGGACTGTACGACGACCGAGGTGTTGCAGAAGATTGTCACTACGCTCACGGCCGGTGGCAAATAA
- the LOC125954010 gene encoding ATP synthase lipid-binding protein, mitochondrial-like has product MLVSLVCRAGISRSGFLVFRNGAASSALIRKQQSDGSGSNSVVMWTPTSSRSLHSTPVKRDIDSAAKFIGAGAATVGVAGSGGGIGTVFGSLIIGYARNPSLKQQLFSYAILGFALSEAMGLFCLMMAFLLLFAF; this is encoded by the exons AtgttggtttcgttggtttgCCGTGCCGGCATTTCTCGTTCCGGATTTCTG GTATTCCGGAATGGTGCTGCTAGTAGCGCCTTAATCCGCAAGCAACAATCGGACGGAAGTGGAAGCAATTCGGTCGTTATGTGGACGCCTACATCTTCTAGAAGCCTCCATAGCACGCCGGTAAAGCGTGATATAGATTCGGCCGCGAAGTTCATCGGAGCCGGGGCTGCCACCGTTGGTGTAGCTGGATCGG GCGGTGGAATTGGAACCGTTTTTGGCTCGTTGATCATCGGGTACGCCAGAAACCCGTCGCTTAAGCAGCAGCTGTTCTCGTATGCGATTTTAGGCTTTGCGCTCTCGGAGGCCATGGGCCTGTTTTGTCTGATGATGGCGTTCCTGCTGCTTTTTGCCTTCTAG
- the LOC125954015 gene encoding LOW QUALITY PROTEIN: protein patched (The sequence of the model RefSeq protein was modified relative to this genomic sequence to represent the inferred CDS: deleted 2 bases in 1 codon) — protein MVVPTMDNLPRVPDTHGDTVDEKLFSDLYIRTSWFDASIALDQIEKGKARGRRSAVYMRSVFQSYLYNLGCWIQKHAGKVLFVAILVLSTFCVGLKSATNHTAIHQLWIEEGGYLEKELAYTRRALGETDSSTHQLLIQTPKDMEASILHPTALLTHLDVVRKAIAVTVHMYDTTWSLKDMCYSPNIPRFDTHYIEQIFESIIPCAVITPLDCFWEGSKLLGPKYPVVIPGLANRVQWTSLNPLTLLKDIKAQNYQFPFDTLEQYMKRAGISTGYTEKPCLNPKDKQCPDTAPNKLTGQVPDVGAILTGGCYGFAAKYMHWPEELVVGGAVRNRTHHLKSAKALQTVIQLMGERELYDYWNNHYKVHHIGWDPEKAAEVLNAWQKKFSAEVNKIMQTDVKPLSHYGVYAFSSATLDDILGKFSSPDPISLGIGIAIIVCYTALALLRWKDPVNGQSGVGAAGVLVIAVTTAAGLGFCALLGIAFNAATTQVIPFLALGLGVDHIFVLTHAYAARDPSEHTGHVLKKAGMGVLFAGATTAAAFFAATLIPVPALRVFCLQGAILIVFNLASVMLVFPAMISLDLRRRRSGRSDVLCCCLPALPGLTSDASSRQRYHYHQQPQQIQPQQQQQMPNVEAQRPEEDSLIDCPSKSCFSFSISKFAHKHYAPFIAKSSVKVCAMLLLSSILGVSLFASMKLPDGLELTDLVPQNTNEHRFLSVQGKLFGFYSMFAVTQGDFEYPNNQKLLHEYHEAYVRVSHVIKNDNGGLPDFWLSLFRDWLSNLQKAFDRDYREGRITQERWFPNASNDAILAYKLLVQTGHVDNPIDKSLVTQVRLVDSEGVINPPAFYNYLSAWAWNDVLAYGASQGNLRPEPREWVHTPSDFELKIPKSAPLTYTQLPFYLHGLSDTADIKMMISQIRELCSKFEARGLPNYPSGIPFIFWQQYMNLRPCLLKAIGCALVAAFCFVALLLLSVWGAVLIVLSVVSMLIQLLGVMTLLGIKLSAIPAVILIASVGLGVNYSVHVCVGFVTSIGNRDRRVRLALEHAMAPILHGVMTSVLAVCMLSTSSFEFVVRHFFWLLLSTIIISAMNGLFFFPILLSMFGPGAEVIPLQYVNRISTPSPPPKRINKLSSNKPIILNNKRSSCSRNCSKPHHHHKHNNVNLNNEPSLTTITEEPQSWKSSASSIPSIHEKTNYEPSSCQHRNGIYGHPGTHYHHHHHQQAPELQSIVLQPEVTVETHHHGGDHQNTKVTATANIKVELVTPGRARMMHTTTGSTSSNNSTTSSTSSSTSNSGNNSSGSSSS, from the exons GGCAAGGCACGGGGGAGACGGTCCGCGGTTTACATGCGATCAGTGTTCCAGTCTTATCTCTACAATCTCGGCTGCTGGATACAGAAGCACGCCGGCAAGGTGTTATTCGTGGCGATACTGGTGCTGAGTACGTTCTGCGTGGGTCTCAAATcggccaccaaccacaccGCGATTCATCAGCTCTGGATAGAGGAGGGTGGGTATCTGGAGAAGGAGCTGGCGTACACGAGGAGAGCGCTCGGCGAGACGGACTCGTCCACGCATCAGCTGCTGATACAAACGCCAAAGGACATGGAAGCGTCGATACTACATCCGACTGCCCTGCTGACGCACCTGGACGTGGTGAGGAAAGCGATCGCGGTCACGGTACACATGTACGATACGACGTGGAGTCTGAAGGATATGTGCTACTCGCCCAACATTCCCCGATTCGATACGCACTACATCGAGCAAATCTTCGAGAGCATCATCCCGTGTGCCGTCATTACGCCGCTGGATTGCTTTTGGGAGGGTAGCAAGCTACTCGGTCCGAAGTATCCCGTGGTCATACC GGGTCTAGCGAACAGAGTGCAGTGGACGTCGCTGAATCCACTGACGTTACTAAAGGACATCAAGGCACAGAACTACCAGTTTCCGTTCGATACGCTCGAGCAGTACATGAAGCGAGCAGGCATTAGCACGGGCTACACCGAGAAACCGTGCCTGAATCCGAAGGACAAACAGTGCCCGGACACGGCACCAAACAAGCTGACGGGCCAGGTTCCAGATGTGGGCGCTATCCTGACGGGTGGTTGCTACGGGTTTGCGGCCAAGTATATGCATTGGCCggaggagctggtggtgggagGTGCGGTCCGTAACCGTACGCACCATCTGAAATCGGCCAAGGCACTCCAAACGGTCATTCAGCTGATGGGTGAACGAGAGCTGTACGATTACTGGAACAATCACTACAAGGTGCACCACATCGGTTGGGATCCGGAGAAGGCGGCCGAAGTGCTCAACGCCTGGCAGAAAAAATTCTCAGCCGAGGTGAACAAGATCATGCAGACGGACGTGAAGCCACTGTCACACTACGGTGTGTACGCCTTCTCGTCGGCCACCCTGGATGACATACTGGGCAAATTTTCGAGTCCTGATCCGATTAGCCTCGGAATTGGCATCGCAATCATCGTCTGCTACACCGCACTGGCCCTACTCCGCTGGAAAGATCCAGTCAATGGGCAGAGTGGTGTCGGTGCGGCCGGTGTGCTAGTGATCGCGGTTACTACGGCTGCAGGTTTGGGTTTCTGTGCATTGTTGGGGATCGCTTTCAACGCCGCTACGACGCAGGTGATCCCGTTCCTAGCACTCGGGCTTGGAGTCGACCATATCTTTGTCCTAACGCACGCATACGCCGCACGAGATCCAAGTGAACATACGGGCCATGTGCTGAAGAAGGCAGGAATGGGTGTGCTATTCGCGGGTGCAACGACGGCTGCAGCCTTTTTCGCGGCCACGCTCATTCCCGTACCGGCTCTGCGCGTCTTCTGCCTTCAGGGTGCGATTCTGATCGTCTTCAATTTGGCCTCCGTAATGCTGGTCTTTCCTGCGATGATCTCGCTGGATCTAAGACGCCGAAGGTCGGGTCGATCGGATGTACTGTGCTGCTGTCTGCCAGCCCTACCGGGACTGACGAGTGATGCTAGTAGCAGGCAACGGTACCACTATCatcagcaaccacaacaaatccagccacagcaacagcaacaaatgccGAATGTTGAAGCGCAGCGTCCGGAAGAGGACTCCCTGATCGATTGTCCATCCAAGTCCTGTTTCAGCTTTTCCATCTCGAAGTTTGCCCACAAACACTACGCACCGTTCATTGCGAAGAGCTCGGTGAAGGTGtgcgccatgctgctgctgtccagcaTCCTCGGTGTATCGCTGTTTGCCTCGATGAAGCTACCGGATGGACTTGAACTGACCGATCTGGTGCCACAGAACACGAACGAGCATCGGTTTCTGAGCGTCCAGGGCAAACTGTTCGGGTTCTACAGCATGTTTGCGGTGACGCAGGGCGATTTTGAGTATCCGAACAACCAGAAGCTGTTGCACGAATATCACGAAGCGTACGTGCGAGTGTCACACGTGATTAAAAACGATAATGGCGGTTTGCCCGATTTTTGGCTTAGCCTGTTCCGGGACTGGTTGAGCAATCTGCAGAAAGCCTTCGATCGGGATTATCGCGAAGGGCGCATCACTCAGGAACGGTGGTTCCCGAACGCGAGCAACGATGCGATCCTGGCCTACAAGCTGCTCGTCCAGACTGGCCATGTGGATAACCCTATCGACAAAAGTCTAGTGACGCAGGTGCGTCTCGTCGATTCGGAGGGAGTGATTAATCCGCCCGCATTCTACAACTATCTTTCGGCCTGGGCATGGAACGACGTGCTGGCTTACGGGGCTTCACAG GGTAATCTACGGCCTGAACCACGAGAATGGGTCCACACACCGTCTGATTTCGAGTTGAAGATTCCGAAAAGCGCTCCCTTAACCTATACCCAGCTCCCGTTCTATCTCCATGGACTCAGTGATACTGCGGACATCAAGATGATGATCAGTCAAATTCGTGAGCTGTGCTCCAAATTTGAAGCGCGTGGATTGCCCAACTATCCTTCCG GCATTCCCTTCATCTTCTGGCAACAGTACATGAATCTGCGGCCCTGTTTGCTGAAGGCAATCGGTTGCGCTCTGGTAGCGGCCTTCTGCTTcgtggcgttgctgttgctttcggtTTGGGGCGCAGTGCTGATCGTGTTGAGCGTGGTGTCCATGTTGATCCAGCTGCTAGGTGTTATGACTCTGCTCGGCATCAAACTGTCTGCCATTCCAGCCGTCATTCTGATTGCTAGTGTGGGCCTCGGTGTGAACTACAgtgtgcacgtgtgcgtg GGTTTTGTAACATCTATCGGTAATCGCGATCGCCGTGTGCGGTTAGCATTAGAACATGCGATGGCACCGATTCTGCATGGGGTCATGACGTCGGTTCTGGCCGTCTGCATGCTTTCGACGTCCTCCTTTGAGTTTGTCGTGCGTCACTTTTTCTGGTTGCTCTTatctaccatcatcatcagtgcgaTGAACGGGTTGTTCTTCTTCCCGATACTGCTTAGCATGTTTGGTCCGGGTGCTGAGGTCATCCCGTTGCAGTACGTGAACCGTATTTCgactccatcaccaccaccgaagcgtATCAACAAACTATCCTCGAACAAACCGATCATTCTGAACAATAAGCGCTCATCCTGTTCGCGCAATTGCTCGAAgccgcatcaccatcacaaacacaacaacgtGAACCTCAACAACGAGCCCTCACTAACAACAATCACCGAAGAACCACAATCGTGGAAGAGTTCCGCCTCATCCATCCCCTCGATACACGAGAAGACAAAC tacgaaccatcatcatgccaacATCGGAATG GAATCTACGGACATCCTGGCAcacactaccatcaccatcatcatcagcaggcaCCGGAACTACAGAGTATAGTGCTGCAGCCTGAGGTGACCGTTGAaacgcaccaccacggtgGGGATCACCAGAACACGAAGGTGACGGCCACGGCCAACATCAAGGTGGAGCTGGTGACTCCTGGCCGGGCAAGGATGATGCACACGACGACCGGCAGtacgagcagcaacaatagTACCACCTCGTCTACTTCCTCCTCGACCAGTAACAGTGGCAACAACAGTtccggtagcagtagcagttaA